The following coding sequences are from one Thermostaphylospora chromogena window:
- a CDS encoding acyl-CoA dehydrogenase, giving the protein MGIGLSEEHEALRESVAGWARRNAPSEVVRAVVTAATEDRAEERPGFWRGLADQGLLGLHLPEEHGGSGYGLLEVAVAVEALAERMLPGPFVPTVLASAAIHASDGKARAELLPRLADGSLTGAVALTGALTGVRDDDGALTVSGTVEPVLGGVLADVLVLPVTTDRGEEWVALSADVLTVTPVKALDLTRGVARVTADAVAVPAERVLDRLDAARVRELAAIILGAEATGLAAWCVSAAADYAKVREQFGRPIGQFQGIKHKLARMLVAVEQARATVWDAARAEGGDRAYAAAVAGVTAADAAVRCAEDAIQTFGGIGYTFEHDVHLYYRRALTLRALLGPSAEWADRVADLALAGVTRKMEIDLPEEAEPLRAELRAQIAEIARLEGRERKRALVEAGFVMPHLPRPWGRGATPLEQVLIHQELRAAGVRPPALLIAAWVVPSLVAYGTPEQQERFLPGTLSGEIAWCQLFSEPGAGSDLASLSMKAERVEGGWKLTGQKIWTSFAREAEWGICLARTDPDAPKHDGITYFLVDMRSPGVTVRPLTEMTGENLFNEVFLDEVFVPDDLVLGEVNDGWRVARNTLSNERVSLSSGAGRSGAAVPELLGMVSRLGRELTPAERLELAHVVCEAHSIDALSLRVTLRQIAGSEPGADASVRKFLSTSHAQHVAKCAMNLLGPSAVVAADVKLGDPGYWTRAVLSTRAMTIYGGTTEVQLNIIAERLLGLPRDPEPGR; this is encoded by the coding sequence ATGGGCATCGGCCTGAGCGAGGAGCACGAGGCGCTCCGCGAGTCGGTGGCGGGCTGGGCGCGGCGGAACGCACCCTCCGAGGTCGTGCGCGCGGTCGTCACCGCCGCCACCGAAGACCGGGCTGAGGAGCGTCCGGGGTTCTGGCGCGGCCTCGCCGACCAGGGACTGCTCGGCCTGCACCTGCCCGAGGAGCACGGCGGCTCGGGTTACGGCCTGCTGGAGGTCGCGGTCGCCGTCGAGGCGCTGGCCGAGCGGATGCTCCCCGGCCCGTTCGTGCCGACCGTCCTGGCCTCGGCCGCCATCCACGCCTCGGACGGCAAGGCCCGCGCCGAACTGCTGCCCCGCCTGGCGGACGGCTCCCTCACCGGTGCGGTCGCCCTCACCGGCGCGCTCACCGGCGTCCGCGACGACGACGGCGCGCTCACCGTCAGCGGCACGGTCGAACCCGTCCTCGGTGGCGTGCTCGCCGACGTCCTGGTGCTCCCGGTGACCACCGACCGGGGTGAGGAGTGGGTCGCCCTGTCCGCCGACGTCCTCACCGTCACCCCTGTCAAGGCGCTCGACCTGACCCGTGGTGTCGCCCGCGTGACCGCCGACGCGGTGGCCGTCCCGGCGGAGCGGGTCCTCGACCGGCTCGACGCCGCCCGCGTCCGCGAACTCGCCGCGATCATCCTCGGCGCGGAGGCCACCGGACTGGCCGCGTGGTGCGTGTCCGCAGCCGCGGACTACGCCAAGGTCCGCGAGCAGTTCGGCCGTCCGATCGGGCAGTTCCAGGGCATCAAGCACAAGCTGGCGCGCATGCTCGTCGCCGTGGAACAGGCGCGCGCCACCGTGTGGGACGCCGCCCGCGCTGAAGGCGGCGACCGTGCCTACGCCGCCGCCGTCGCCGGGGTGACGGCGGCGGACGCGGCCGTCCGGTGCGCCGAGGACGCGATCCAGACCTTCGGCGGCATCGGTTACACCTTCGAGCACGACGTCCACCTCTACTACCGCCGGGCGCTGACCCTGCGAGCGCTCCTCGGCCCCTCCGCGGAGTGGGCCGATCGGGTGGCGGACCTCGCCCTGGCGGGCGTCACCCGGAAGATGGAGATCGACCTGCCGGAGGAGGCCGAGCCGCTCCGCGCCGAACTGCGCGCACAGATCGCCGAGATCGCCCGGCTGGAAGGGCGGGAGCGGAAGCGCGCCCTGGTGGAGGCGGGATTCGTCATGCCCCACCTGCCGCGTCCGTGGGGCCGCGGCGCCACGCCGCTGGAGCAGGTGCTCATCCACCAGGAACTGCGGGCCGCCGGGGTCAGGCCGCCCGCGCTGCTCATCGCCGCGTGGGTGGTTCCCTCGCTCGTCGCGTACGGCACGCCTGAACAGCAGGAGCGCTTCCTGCCCGGGACGCTGAGCGGTGAGATCGCATGGTGCCAGCTCTTCAGCGAGCCGGGAGCGGGCTCGGACCTCGCCTCGCTGTCGATGAAGGCGGAGAGGGTGGAAGGCGGGTGGAAGCTCACCGGCCAGAAGATCTGGACCTCCTTCGCGCGGGAGGCGGAGTGGGGCATCTGCCTCGCCCGCACCGATCCCGACGCCCCCAAGCACGACGGGATCACCTACTTCCTGGTGGACATGAGGTCCCCCGGCGTAACCGTGCGGCCGCTCACCGAGATGACCGGGGAGAACCTGTTCAACGAGGTGTTCTTGGACGAGGTGTTCGTCCCCGACGATCTCGTGCTGGGCGAGGTGAACGACGGCTGGCGGGTGGCCCGCAACACGCTGTCCAACGAGCGGGTGTCGCTGTCGTCCGGTGCCGGGCGCAGCGGCGCCGCCGTACCGGAACTGCTCGGCATGGTCTCCCGGCTGGGCCGGGAGCTCACCCCCGCCGAACGGCTCGAACTGGCGCACGTGGTCTGCGAGGCGCACTCGATCGACGCGCTGTCGCTGCGGGTCACGCTCCGGCAGATCGCGGGCTCCGAGCCGGGGGCGGACGCCTCGGTCCGCAAGTTCCTGTCCACCTCGCACGCCCAGCACGTCGCCAAGTGCGCGATGAACCTGCTCGGCCCCTCGGCGGTCGTCGCGGCCGACGTGAAGCTCGGCGATCCCGGCTACTGGACCCGCGCCGTCCTCAGCACCCGCGCCATGACCATCTACGGCGGGACCACGGAGGTCCAGCTCAACATCATCGCCGAACGCCTGCTCGGCCTCCCCCGCGATCCCGAACCGGGCAGGTGA
- a CDS encoding glycosyltransferase family 4 protein — MSSADTASAEHGQTTDAAERAASGALRGVRVAVLNFREPAQSAAGGAEQYAWQVGRHLVAEGASVHFLTAREPGQRRVEIRDGITLLRMGNRFTVYPLVWLWLLLHRRRFDAVIDSMNGVPFFSPLAVRRRTAVICLVHHVHARQFYAFFPRWLARIGCFIEGPIARLVYRRVMTVTVSESSRRELRERLRWTAPIRIVHNGSPAARAVPEPAEDVGDPALVYVGRLVGHKRVERVVDLAESLAPAWPGLRVHIVGQGPEHARLVEQTDARGLADRVRVHGFLPERDKDALLGGAMLNVTASEFEGWGLTVIEAAALGVPTVAYDVAGLRDSVRHGVTGWLVREGETLAEVVDRALRELADPVRRARVQQACRSWAAEFTWGRTGAAMTELIIAELDARGRRTPVLRPGGLDGGREFR, encoded by the coding sequence GTGTCCTCGGCGGACACCGCGTCCGCGGAGCACGGGCAGACGACGGACGCCGCGGAACGGGCGGCGTCCGGCGCGCTGCGGGGAGTGCGGGTGGCGGTGCTGAACTTCCGGGAACCGGCGCAGTCGGCGGCGGGCGGAGCCGAGCAGTACGCCTGGCAGGTGGGCCGGCACCTGGTCGCCGAAGGGGCGTCGGTGCACTTCCTGACCGCCAGAGAGCCCGGCCAGCGGCGCGTCGAGATCCGCGACGGCATCACGCTGCTGCGCATGGGCAACCGCTTCACCGTCTACCCGCTGGTGTGGCTGTGGCTGCTGCTGCACCGCCGCCGCTTCGACGCCGTGATCGACTCGATGAACGGCGTCCCGTTCTTCAGCCCGCTGGCCGTACGCCGCCGCACCGCCGTGATCTGCCTCGTCCACCACGTGCACGCCCGGCAGTTCTACGCGTTCTTCCCGCGCTGGCTGGCCCGGATCGGCTGCTTCATCGAAGGCCCGATCGCCCGGCTCGTCTACCGGCGCGTGATGACCGTGACCGTGTCCGAGTCGTCCCGGAGGGAGCTTCGGGAACGGCTGCGCTGGACGGCGCCGATCCGGATCGTGCACAACGGCAGCCCGGCCGCGCGGGCCGTACCGGAACCGGCCGAGGACGTCGGCGACCCCGCGCTCGTCTACGTGGGCCGGCTGGTCGGGCACAAGCGGGTGGAGCGGGTCGTGGACCTCGCCGAGAGCCTCGCCCCCGCCTGGCCCGGCCTGCGGGTGCACATCGTGGGCCAGGGACCGGAGCACGCCCGGCTCGTCGAGCAGACCGACGCCCGCGGCCTGGCGGACCGGGTGCGCGTCCACGGCTTCCTGCCCGAGCGGGACAAGGACGCCCTGCTCGGCGGCGCGATGCTGAACGTGACCGCCTCGGAGTTCGAAGGATGGGGGCTCACGGTCATCGAGGCCGCGGCGCTCGGCGTCCCGACCGTCGCCTACGACGTGGCGGGCCTGCGCGACTCGGTACGGCACGGCGTGACCGGATGGCTCGTCCGCGAGGGCGAGACACTCGCCGAAGTGGTCGACCGCGCCCTGCGCGAACTGGCCGACCCCGTCCGCCGCGCGCGCGTCCAGCAGGCGTGCCGGAGCTGGGCGGCGGAGTTCACGTGGGGGAGGACCGGCGCCGCGATGACCGAACTGATCATCGCTGAGCTGGACGCGCGCGGCCGGCGGACACCGGTCCTTCGGCCGGGCGGGCTCGACGGCGGTCGAGAGTTCCGTTGA
- a CDS encoding alpha-(1->3)-arabinofuranosyltransferase domain-containing protein, translating to MTAADIRRNRGPEGVRHRLRLLAACLLLGAIAFNTAPGRMISETKLDMAVNPLGFLGRAVHLWDAAFFGHLQNQAYGYLFPMGPFYTLFHWLGMPEWNIQRLWMTLVLCTAFLGTVRLARALGIGSPDTRILGGLAYALAPHALALIGFNSSEFQPSAVLPWILLPLVLAARGALGPRRAAALSAVAFLFAGGVNAAAELAVLVVPALYLLTRRGPGRWRLTAWWLACMAAVSLWWLAPLLVMGRYIFSFLPFIETAEATTGVTSLLNTLRGTSGWMSFLPVDGRAWLPAAFEQATRPWLIAVTAAVAAAGLAGLVRRGTPERTFLALSVLVGVCVVTAGHGAAGDVLAFPWAAQVRELLDGPLAPFRNLHKFDALIRLPLALGLAALPLRRPSPQRARAVAVAAGLVGVSVLPVATAGVATPGSFPEIPSYWREAAAWLNANTGSGMVLAVPGSKRGEYVWGRPLDEPMQSLLTVRWATHSNVPWGSPGLARLLQAIDERFATGEGSPGLTAVLRRIGVKYLLVRNDLARETVGTAWPARVHQVLEDSTGLRRVAGFGPSVGSTSATTASGWFDQPYQALEVYEVPRAAPIAGTVPADGALRVAGAPEAVLSLAENGLLTDDTPVLIGDDPSAAPTRDTVVTDTLRRRGIVFGDLRRISGPTLEEDEPAGADLLDPAWEDAAVSARYLNVARITASSSDADVTAAGVYRDPGRQPYAAFDGDPRTGWRSDGWTGAVGQWLEVRFTEPIAPPAITVAFEVSALDPPVAEIALETEAGTRRAEVAPVTRPQRFVLPEGETSWLRIRVTRLAEEPRTVFGTRVGITEVAVPGLTPVRSLRVPDPPEGDGDAGTVLLTRQGDASACMRGSASWTCDQRLEILGEDGFGLDRTITVAEGGERAVSGRAVLTDPDSARALTTLPDLYPHVTASSTATDHPAVLGRAAMDGDVRTLWYAEPLDRRPTLDIDLGKTRRFSALWVVLPDSHLGTPPVRLTIRAGKRTVRAWVDRDGWARFPELRARRFTVEFTVPKSRALEVAEIVIPGVRPLSGMGGLPLRLPCGYGPTLRVDGEAVPTRVVDGTLDDVLNGRPVRYEGCSPVRLAPGTSRIHIAPTDPFRVESVVLRAGSADETGAKTGADARSRDAEDAGGSAADGDATTMRPVDIRSWGPQERQLAVSVAERSYLVVGENHNAGWQAYLDGKRLVPARLDGWRQAWVLPAGAEGTVVLRYEPDAAYRAALAAGGGLALAVVALAAIPGARGRIRLAAARPRPGVVWALPVAFAVGLWTGGWPGALSVAVLTLLFFRLVVAEGAAAVAAGGALVLAGLAGAAGAVTGADVLSGPVPQALCLLVLALLLAAVPSAAPPGEGASTAAARGTAAEGAREAEEARR from the coding sequence TTGACCGCAGCCGACATCCGCCGAAACCGCGGACCGGAGGGCGTACGCCACCGGCTGCGCCTGCTCGCCGCCTGCCTGCTGCTCGGCGCGATCGCCTTCAACACCGCGCCCGGCCGGATGATCTCCGAGACCAAGCTCGACATGGCGGTCAACCCGCTGGGCTTCCTCGGCCGGGCCGTCCACCTGTGGGACGCGGCGTTCTTCGGCCACCTGCAGAACCAGGCGTACGGCTACCTGTTCCCGATGGGGCCGTTCTACACGCTGTTCCACTGGCTGGGCATGCCCGAGTGGAACATCCAACGGCTGTGGATGACGCTCGTGCTGTGCACGGCCTTCCTGGGCACGGTACGGCTGGCGCGAGCGCTGGGCATCGGCTCGCCGGACACCCGCATCCTCGGCGGACTGGCCTACGCCCTGGCTCCGCACGCGCTGGCGCTGATCGGGTTCAACTCCTCGGAGTTCCAGCCCAGCGCGGTGCTGCCGTGGATCCTGCTGCCGCTGGTCCTGGCCGCGCGCGGGGCGCTGGGGCCGCGCCGGGCCGCGGCGCTCTCGGCGGTGGCGTTCCTGTTCGCCGGCGGTGTCAACGCAGCGGCGGAGCTGGCGGTACTCGTCGTCCCCGCGCTCTACCTGCTCACCCGGCGCGGACCGGGCCGGTGGCGGCTGACGGCCTGGTGGCTGGCCTGCATGGCCGCGGTCTCCCTGTGGTGGCTGGCGCCGCTGCTGGTCATGGGCCGCTACATCTTCTCCTTCCTGCCGTTCATCGAGACCGCCGAGGCCACCACCGGCGTCACCAGCCTGCTCAACACGCTGCGCGGCACCTCGGGCTGGATGTCCTTCCTCCCGGTGGACGGCAGGGCGTGGCTGCCCGCCGCCTTCGAGCAGGCGACCCGGCCCTGGCTGATCGCGGTCACCGCCGCGGTGGCCGCCGCCGGACTGGCCGGCCTGGTGCGCCGCGGCACGCCCGAACGGACCTTCCTCGCGCTGTCGGTGCTCGTCGGCGTCTGCGTGGTCACCGCCGGTCACGGCGCCGCCGGGGACGTCCTCGCCTTCCCCTGGGCGGCCCAGGTGCGCGAGCTGCTGGACGGGCCGCTCGCGCCGTTCCGCAACCTGCACAAGTTCGACGCGCTGATCCGGCTGCCGCTGGCGCTGGGCCTGGCCGCGCTTCCGCTGCGCCGTCCCTCCCCGCAGCGGGCGCGGGCGGTCGCGGTCGCGGCCGGTCTCGTCGGCGTGTCGGTGCTGCCGGTGGCGACCGCCGGAGTGGCCACGCCGGGCTCGTTCCCCGAGATCCCGTCCTACTGGCGGGAGGCGGCGGCCTGGCTGAACGCCAACACCGGGAGCGGCATGGTGCTCGCGGTGCCGGGTTCCAAACGCGGCGAGTACGTGTGGGGCCGCCCGCTGGACGAGCCCATGCAGTCGCTGCTCACCGTGCGCTGGGCCACCCACTCCAACGTGCCATGGGGGTCGCCGGGGCTGGCCCGGCTGCTGCAGGCGATCGACGAGCGGTTCGCCACCGGCGAGGGGTCGCCGGGACTCACCGCCGTGCTGCGCAGGATAGGCGTGAAGTACCTGCTGGTCCGTAACGACCTGGCGCGGGAGACGGTGGGCACCGCCTGGCCCGCCCGGGTGCACCAGGTGCTGGAGGACTCGACGGGCCTGCGCCGGGTGGCGGGGTTCGGCCCGTCGGTCGGCAGCACGTCCGCCACCACCGCCTCGGGCTGGTTCGACCAGCCGTACCAGGCGCTGGAGGTGTACGAGGTTCCGCGGGCCGCGCCGATCGCCGGCACGGTGCCCGCCGACGGGGCGCTGCGGGTCGCCGGTGCGCCGGAGGCCGTGCTGTCCCTGGCGGAGAACGGGCTGCTCACCGACGACACACCGGTGCTGATCGGCGACGATCCGAGCGCCGCGCCGACGCGGGACACCGTGGTCACCGACACGCTGCGGCGACGCGGGATCGTCTTCGGCGACCTGCGCCGCATCTCCGGTCCGACGTTGGAGGAGGACGAGCCGGCGGGCGCCGACCTGCTCGACCCGGCGTGGGAGGACGCCGCGGTCTCCGCCCGGTACCTGAACGTCGCACGGATCACCGCCTCCTCCTCCGACGCCGACGTCACCGCAGCGGGGGTGTACCGCGACCCGGGGCGGCAGCCGTACGCGGCGTTCGACGGGGACCCGCGCACCGGGTGGCGGTCGGACGGGTGGACCGGCGCGGTGGGACAGTGGCTGGAGGTCCGGTTCACCGAGCCGATCGCGCCGCCCGCGATCACGGTCGCGTTCGAGGTGAGCGCGCTCGACCCTCCCGTGGCGGAGATCGCGCTGGAGACCGAGGCCGGGACGCGCCGGGCGGAGGTGGCGCCGGTCACCCGGCCGCAGCGGTTCGTGCTGCCCGAGGGGGAGACCTCGTGGCTGCGTATCAGGGTGACCCGGCTGGCCGAAGAGCCGCGGACCGTCTTCGGCACCCGAGTGGGCATCACCGAGGTGGCCGTTCCCGGCCTGACGCCGGTCCGCTCCCTGCGGGTGCCGGACCCGCCGGAGGGGGACGGCGACGCCGGCACCGTCCTGCTCACCCGGCAGGGGGACGCCTCGGCGTGCATGCGCGGCTCGGCGAGCTGGACCTGCGACCAGCGGCTGGAGATCCTCGGCGAGGACGGCTTCGGCCTGGACCGGACGATCACGGTCGCGGAGGGCGGGGAGCGCGCCGTCAGCGGCAGGGCCGTGCTCACCGATCCCGACTCGGCCCGCGCGCTGACCACGCTGCCGGACCTCTACCCGCACGTCACCGCGTCCTCCACGGCGACCGACCACCCGGCGGTGCTGGGCCGGGCGGCGATGGACGGGGACGTCAGGACGCTGTGGTACGCCGAGCCGCTCGACAGGCGTCCCACCCTCGACATCGACCTGGGGAAGACCCGGCGGTTCAGCGCGCTGTGGGTGGTGCTGCCCGACTCCCACCTCGGCACGCCCCCCGTGCGGCTCACCATCCGGGCCGGAAAGCGCACCGTGCGGGCGTGGGTGGACCGCGACGGATGGGCGCGCTTCCCCGAGCTGCGCGCGCGGCGGTTCACCGTCGAGTTCACCGTGCCGAAGTCCCGGGCGCTGGAGGTCGCCGAGATCGTCATCCCGGGGGTGCGCCCGCTCAGCGGGATGGGCGGCCTCCCGCTCCGGCTGCCCTGCGGCTACGGGCCGACGCTCCGGGTGGACGGCGAGGCGGTGCCGACCCGCGTCGTCGACGGCACCCTCGACGACGTGCTCAACGGCCGCCCGGTCCGCTACGAGGGCTGCTCCCCGGTGCGGCTCGCGCCCGGGACGTCCCGGATCCACATCGCGCCCACCGATCCCTTCCGCGTCGAGTCGGTCGTCCTGCGCGCCGGATCGGCGGACGAGACGGGCGCGAAGACCGGGGCGGACGCGCGGTCGCGGGATGCGGAGGACGCCGGAGGGAGCGCGGCGGACGGGGACGCGACGACCATGCGGCCGGTGGACATCCGAAGCTGGGGGCCGCAGGAGCGGCAGCTGGCGGTGTCCGTCGCCGAGCGCTCCTACCTGGTGGTCGGCGAGAACCACAATGCGGGCTGGCAGGCGTACCTGGACGGGAAGCGGCTGGTGCCCGCCCGCCTGGACGGCTGGCGGCAGGCGTGGGTGCTGCCCGCGGGAGCGGAGGGCACGGTCGTGCTGCGCTACGAACCCGACGCGGCCTACCGCGCGGCGCTGGCGGCCGGTGGCGGGCTGGCCCTGGCCGTGGTCGCGCTGGCCGCGATCCCGGGGGCGCGCGGGCGGATCCGTCTCGCCGCGGCCCGTCCCCGTCCCGGCGTGGTCTGGGCGCTGCCCGTCGCCTTCGCCGTCGGGCTGTGGACCGGCGGGTGGCCGGGAGCGCTGTCGGTCGCCGTGCTCACGTTGCTGTTCTTCCGGCTGGTCGTCGCCGAAGGGGCCGCCGCGGTCGCGGCGGGCGGGGCGCTCGTCCTGGCCGGGCTCGCGGGGGCCGCGGGCGCCGTCACCGGGGCGGACGTGCTGTCCGGTCCGGTGCCCCAGGCGCTGTGCCTGCTCGTGCTCGCCCTCCTGCTGGCCGCCGTGCCCTCCGCCGCCCCACCCGGGGAGGGCGCCTCCACCGCCGCGGCGCGCGGGACGGCGGCCGAGGGGGCGCGGGAGGCCGAGGAGGCGCGGCGGTGA
- a CDS encoding DUF3068 domain-containing protein produces MNAGERMDPDRARLVRTALLAASAFLVTLAALLRFHVYGQLAVFPPNQHLSFTLESPSATYFDTATYKVRRGVPVTQTVAFHGDPAAGDERTAVWTEFSSLETGDGRRVDYHERRSGFDRRTGMIRDCCDGYVDDGAEVRQSGLAFFPPPGAQPRTYPVFDTVLRRQVRLGFEGREEVAGLPVYRYSYTAGPVPAAEPPVELPGTVLGRKTDEPVTAVRYTWITRTLWMEPESGLPVRVREERTDTLRTGDGKNSLIAFTATLETRPDDVAALAARASGSRALMIAVRDVVPLVLLVLAPPAAVAAWLPRRRAVPPAGPEGDAAGTAAPEDGAAEVSGGAGPAADSRR; encoded by the coding sequence GTGAACGCCGGGGAGCGGATGGATCCCGATCGGGCGCGGCTGGTCAGGACGGCGCTGCTCGCCGCCTCCGCGTTCCTGGTCACGCTCGCCGCGCTGCTGCGCTTCCACGTGTACGGCCAGCTCGCGGTCTTCCCGCCGAACCAGCACCTGTCCTTCACGTTGGAGTCGCCGTCGGCCACCTACTTCGACACCGCGACGTACAAGGTGCGCCGGGGCGTGCCGGTGACGCAGACCGTCGCGTTCCACGGCGATCCGGCCGCGGGGGACGAGCGCACCGCCGTGTGGACGGAGTTCTCCTCGCTGGAGACCGGTGACGGGCGGCGCGTCGACTACCACGAGCGGAGGTCCGGCTTCGACCGGCGGACCGGCATGATCCGCGACTGCTGCGACGGTTACGTGGACGACGGCGCCGAGGTGCGGCAGAGCGGACTGGCGTTCTTCCCGCCGCCGGGCGCGCAGCCCCGGACGTACCCGGTGTTCGACACCGTGCTCAGGCGGCAGGTGCGGCTCGGTTTCGAAGGACGGGAGGAGGTGGCCGGGCTGCCCGTCTACCGCTACTCCTACACGGCCGGGCCCGTTCCGGCCGCGGAGCCGCCCGTCGAGCTGCCCGGCACGGTGCTCGGCCGGAAGACGGACGAGCCGGTGACCGCCGTCCGGTACACGTGGATCACCCGGACGCTGTGGATGGAGCCGGAGAGCGGCCTGCCGGTGCGGGTCAGGGAGGAGCGCACCGACACCCTGCGCACCGGCGACGGGAAGAACAGCCTGATCGCCTTCACGGCCACGTTGGAGACCCGGCCCGACGACGTGGCGGCGCTGGCGGCTCGGGCGAGCGGGTCGCGCGCACTGATGATCGCGGTACGGGACGTGGTGCCGCTGGTCCTGCTCGTGCTCGCCCCGCCGGCCGCCGTCGCGGCGTGGCTGCCGCGTAGGCGTGCCGTCCCGCCCGCCGGGCCGGAGGGTGACGCGGCCGGGACCGCCGCACCGGAAGACGGTGCGGCGGAGGTCAGCGGCGGCGCAGGACCAGCAGCAGATTCCAGGAGATGA
- a CDS encoding class I SAM-dependent methyltransferase: MSVSPEPFRATLGRSVRLLSAFRKEQSDPDFFYGMLARDTAAQLAAYTDLRGALVADVGGGPGYFTDALRAHGARPVCVDCDAGEMAGRGGMPEDAVLGSALDLPLRDASVDVCLSSNVLEHVPRPWRMAAEMVRVTRPGGIVYLSFTNWLSPWGGHETSPWHYLGGSRAARRYTRRHGRPPKNEYGRTLFPVSIAAALRWARGHPGVDVVDARPRYHPDWATWVVRVPGLREVISWNLLLVLRRR, from the coding sequence GTGAGCGTTTCCCCCGAGCCGTTCCGGGCCACGCTGGGCCGCTCGGTCCGGCTGCTGTCCGCGTTCCGCAAGGAGCAGTCCGACCCCGACTTCTTCTACGGCATGCTGGCCCGGGACACCGCCGCCCAGCTCGCCGCCTACACCGACCTGCGCGGTGCGCTCGTCGCCGACGTCGGCGGCGGGCCCGGCTACTTCACCGACGCGCTGCGCGCCCACGGCGCCCGCCCCGTCTGCGTGGACTGCGACGCGGGCGAGATGGCGGGCCGCGGCGGCATGCCCGAGGACGCCGTGCTCGGCAGCGCGCTCGACCTCCCCCTCCGTGACGCCTCCGTGGACGTCTGCCTCTCCTCCAACGTGCTGGAGCACGTGCCACGACCGTGGCGGATGGCCGCGGAGATGGTCCGGGTGACCCGTCCCGGCGGGATCGTCTACCTGTCCTTCACCAACTGGCTCTCCCCCTGGGGCGGCCACGAGACCTCACCCTGGCACTACCTCGGTGGAAGCCGCGCCGCCCGCCGCTACACCCGCCGCCACGGCCGCCCTCCGAAGAACGAGTACGGCCGGACCCTGTTCCCCGTGTCGATCGCGGCCGCGCTGCGCTGGGCGCGCGGCCATCCCGGCGTCGACGTGGTCGACGCCCGGCCGCGCTACCACCCCGACTGGGCGACCTGGGTGGTGCGGGTGCCCGGCCTGCGCGAGGTCATCTCCTGGAATCTGCTGCTGGTCCTGCGCCGCCGCTGA
- a CDS encoding acyltransferase family protein produces the protein MTETGSRFPAGPAGGTGRLAALDGIRALAALAVLVYHVAVETGAALHDGFLGALLSRGDVAVPVFFTLSGFLLYLPHARAVIEGTAAPRAGAYLLRRALRILPAYWLVVAVALPLWSPEHVTDAATWLKLLLLVHVYDPAPWWSGLGPAGLAQMWSLCVETAFYLVLPLLAAALAWFAARKGADPGRRARRLLTALAAISALSYLWTLLVYYPEYRPHLVTWLPRSATFFTPGMALAVVAVWARREPDGPAARAVHAVRASAGTLWLVAGLAYAVAASPVTGPRFLGIDGVWSGLFELALYSLVAACLVAPAALLPHAATPMGRLLATPVLRYLGRVSYGVFLWQFVVLRAWYSLSGQQPFTGNLVPNLFAVGALTVLLAAVTHHLVEEPFRRLAHRLTSRRDASVTTSPEPSVPAGAS, from the coding sequence GTGACCGAAACAGGTTCTAGATTCCCCGCGGGACCGGCGGGCGGCACCGGACGCCTGGCCGCGCTCGACGGAATACGGGCGCTCGCCGCCCTCGCCGTGCTCGTCTACCACGTGGCCGTCGAGACGGGAGCGGCGCTGCACGACGGCTTCCTCGGCGCCCTCCTCTCCCGCGGCGACGTGGCGGTGCCGGTCTTCTTCACGCTGTCCGGCTTCCTCCTCTACCTCCCCCACGCGCGGGCCGTGATCGAGGGGACCGCCGCTCCCCGCGCCGGCGCCTACCTGCTGAGACGGGCGCTGCGCATCCTCCCGGCGTACTGGCTGGTGGTGGCCGTCGCACTGCCGCTGTGGTCGCCCGAGCACGTGACCGACGCGGCGACCTGGCTGAAGCTCCTCCTCCTCGTGCACGTCTACGACCCCGCCCCGTGGTGGAGCGGGCTCGGCCCGGCCGGCCTGGCGCAGATGTGGAGCCTGTGCGTGGAGACCGCGTTCTACCTGGTGCTCCCGCTGCTCGCCGCCGCGCTGGCGTGGTTCGCCGCGCGGAAAGGCGCGGATCCCGGACGGCGGGCCCGGCGGCTGCTGACCGCCCTGGCCGCGATCTCCGCGCTCTCCTACCTGTGGACCCTGCTCGTCTACTACCCCGAGTACCGCCCCCACCTGGTCACCTGGCTGCCCCGCTCGGCGACGTTCTTCACCCCCGGAATGGCGCTCGCCGTGGTCGCGGTGTGGGCGCGCCGCGAACCGGACGGCCCGGCCGCCCGGGCCGTCCACGCCGTCCGCGCCTCGGCCGGCACGCTGTGGCTGGTGGCCGGACTGGCTTACGCGGTCGCGGCCTCGCCGGTGACCGGCCCGCGTTTCCTCGGCATCGACGGCGTCTGGTCGGGCCTGTTCGAGCTGGCGCTCTACAGCCTCGTCGCCGCCTGCCTGGTCGCGCCCGCCGCGCTTCTCCCCCACGCCGCGACCCCGATGGGCCGTCTGCTCGCCACACCCGTGCTGCGCTATCTGGGACGCGTCTCCTACGGCGTCTTCCTGTGGCAGTTCGTCGTCCTGCGCGCCTGGTACTCGCTGAGCGGACAGCAGCCGTTCACCGGGAACCTCGTCCCCAACCTGTTCGCGGTCGGCGCGCTGACCGTACTGCTCGCGGCGGTGACCCATCACCTGGTCGAGGAGCCGTTCCGCCGCCTGGCGCACCGGCTCACGTCGCGGCGGGACGCCTCCGTCACGACGTCGCCGGAGCCGTCGGTCCCGGCGGGAGCCTCGTGA